From the Actinomadura luzonensis genome, the window GCCGACAACAGGATCAGCGCCATCCCGCGCAGCTCCTCGTCATCGAAGTCGCCGTCCAGCAGGTCACTGAGCACGTCGTCGGTCGGCTCGGCCCGCTTGGCCGCCACCAGCTCGGCCAGGTACTCCTGGGTGGCGGTGTAGGCGGCGTACAGCTCCTCGTCACTGACCTCGCCGCCAAGGAAGGCGTCGATGTTGTCCTGGAAGCGGCCCCGGTCGGCGTACGGCACCCCCAGCAGCTCACAGATCACGATCGCCGGGATGGGCTTGGCGAACGCGGTCACCAGGTCGGCGCCCGGCCCGGCCTGCTGCATCGCGTCCAGGTGCGCGGCGGTGATCTGCTCGACGCGTTCGGTCAGCAGCCGCATCCGCCGCACCGTGAACTTGCCGACCAGGGGCTTGCGGTAGCGGCCGTGCCGGGGCTCGTCCATCAGCAGGAACTCGCCGGGCGGGGCCGGCGGCACCTCGACGTCGCCGTAGTCGACGAGCGGGTGGTGCTTCATCAGCTCGCGGCGGGAGCTGAAACGCGGGTCGGCCAGGATCGTGCGGGCCAGGTCGAACCCGGTCACCAGCCGGCCCTGGTGGCCGTCGGGGAAGGTGAAGCGGCTGATCGGGCCGTGCTCGCGGGCCTCGATGAGCTCCTTGGGCGGGTCGAACGGGCAGCCGGGCGTACGCGCCGTCGGCATCGCCGGGACGGTGTGCATGTTCGGTTCCTTTCAGGAGATCTTGCGGCGGTAGGTGTTCATGGCGAAGACGTAGGCGACGACGAGGATGCCGACGCACCAGGCGAGCGCGACCCAGATGTCGTTGCCGACCGGCTGCCCGGCGAACAGGGCGCGGATGGCGTTGACGATGCTGGTCACCGGCTGGTTGTCGGCGAAGACGCGCACCACGGTGGGCATCGTGTCGGTGGGCACGAACGCCGAGCTGAGGAACGGCAGGAAGATCAGCGGGTAGGAGAACGCGCTCGCGCCCTCCATCGTCTTGGCCGACAGGCCGGGGATGACGGCGATCCAGGTCAGCGCCAGCGTGAACAGGACCAGGATGCCCGCCACCGACAGCCACGCCGTCACGCCCGCCCCCGAGCGGAAGCCCATGAGCAGGGCCACCAGCATGACGACCACGAGCGAGACCAGATTGGCCACCAGTGAGGTCAGCACGTGCGCCCACAGCACCGACGAGCGGGCGGTGGGCATCGACTGGAAGCGCTCGAAGATGCCGCCCTTCATGTCCATGAACAGCCGGTAGGCGGTGTAGGCGATGCCGGAGGCGACCGTGATGAGCAGGATGCCGGGCAGCATGTAGTTGACGTAGGAGGTGCCGGAGCCGATGTTGATCGCGCCGCCGAAGACGTAGACGAACATCAGCATCATGGCGATCGGCATCACCGCGGTGGTGATGATGGTGTCGGGGCTGCGGGTGATGTGGCGCAGGGACCGTCCCAGCAGGACGGCGGTGTCGCCGAAGAAGTGCTTGCTCATGGCGGGTTCCTCAGGCTTTCGTGCCGACGAGGGACAGGAAGACGTCCTCGAGGGTGGGCTGTTTCTCGACGTACTCGACCTTGGCGGGCGGCAGGAGCTGCTTGAGCTCGGCGAGGGTGCCGTTGACGAGGATGCGGCCCTCGTGCAGGATCGCGATCCGGTCGGCGAGCTGCTCGGCCTCGTCCAGGTACTGGGTGGTGAGCAGGACGGTGGTGCCCTGGGCGGCGAGCTCCTTGACGGCCTGCCAGACCTCGATGCGGGCCTGCGGGTCGAGGCCGGTCGTGGGCTCGTCGAGGAAGATGACCGGCGGGTCGCCGATGAGGCTCATCGCGATGTCGAGGCGGCGGCGCATGCCGCCC encodes:
- a CDS encoding cytochrome P450, with product MHTVPAMPTARTPGCPFDPPKELIEAREHGPISRFTFPDGHQGRLVTGFDLARTILADPRFSSRRELMKHHPLVDYGDVEVPPAPPGEFLLMDEPRHGRYRKPLVGKFTVRRMRLLTERVEQITAAHLDAMQQAGPGADLVTAFAKPIPAIVICELLGVPYADRGRFQDNIDAFLGGEVSDEELYAAYTATQEYLAELVAAKRAEPTDDVLSDLLDGDFDDEELRGMALILLSAGFDTTANMLALGTFAVLQNPGQAAALGDPSLVDGAVEELLRYLSVAKQFFRVALEDVVLEDGHVIEAGTTVIVSLSVANRDPARFADPHRLDLGRREGGHLAFSHGVHQCLGQQLARVELRVALPALFARFPGLRLAVPAEEVALRPEAADIYGVKSLPVTWDA
- a CDS encoding ABC transporter permease; this translates as MSKHFFGDTAVLLGRSLRHITRSPDTIITTAVMPIAMMLMFVYVFGGAINIGSGTSYVNYMLPGILLITVASGIAYTAYRLFMDMKGGIFERFQSMPTARSSVLWAHVLTSLVANLVSLVVVMLVALLMGFRSGAGVTAWLSVAGILVLFTLALTWIAVIPGLSAKTMEGASAFSYPLIFLPFLSSAFVPTDTMPTVVRVFADNQPVTSIVNAIRALFAGQPVGNDIWVALAWCVGILVVAYVFAMNTYRRKIS